In one window of Henckelia pumila isolate YLH828 chromosome 1, ASM3356847v2, whole genome shotgun sequence DNA:
- the LOC140875312 gene encoding chloroplast envelope quinone oxidoreductase homolog has translation MEGKFMHALQYDSYGGGAAALKHVEVPIPSPSKGEVLIKSEAISINPIDWKIQKGMLRLLRMPFKFPFIPCTDVAGDVVEVGHEVKNFKPGDKVVAILGHTMGGSLAEYCVAEENLTVLRPPQVSAMDAAGLPVAGLAALMALTQSAEVELDQTGSRKNILITAASGGVGHYAVQLAKLGNAHVTATCGARNLDLVKGLGADEVLDYNTPEGAALKSPSGKKYDAVIHCAPAFPWSVFERNLSETGKVVDITPGVGSIWTSIMKKLTFSKKKLVPMYLVPKGEDLENLVRMLKEGKLKTIIDSKYRFSEGKDAWAKSMDCHATGKIIVEL, from the exons ATGGAGGGGAAGTTTATGCATGCACTTCAGTATGATAGTTATGGCGGTGGAGCTGCTGCTTTGAAG CATGTTGAAGTCCCCATTCCTAGTCCTAGCAAGGGCGAAGTCCTAATAAAGTCAGAAGCCATAAGCATTAATCCCATCGACTGGAAAATTCAAAAGGGCATGCTTCGCCTTCTTCGTATGCCTTTCAAGTTTCCTTTTATTCCCT GTACTGATGTTGCTGGAGATGTAGTGGAAGTTGGACACGAAGTCAAAAACTTCAAACCTGGGGATAAAGTAGTTGCCATTCTTGGACATACT ATGGGAGGAAGCTTGGCGGAGTACTGTGTCGCCGAGGAAAATTTGACGGTGCTTAGACCTCCCCAAGTATCAGCTATGGATGCTGCAGGGCTACCTGTGGCCGGCCTCGCGGCTCTCATGGCGCTCACACAATCGGCAGAGGTAGAGCTCGATCAAACTGGATCCCGGAAAAACATTCTTATCACGGCTGCTTCGGGTGGCGTTGGCCATTATGCAGTACAACTTGCGAAGCTCGGAAACGCACATGTAACAGCCACTTGTGGTGCCCGGAATCTTGACTTAGTCAAGGGTCTTGGAGCGGACGAAGTTCTTGATTATAATACTCCGGAAGGAGCTGCTCTGAAGAGCCCATCCGGGAAGAAATACGACGCGGTTATTCATTGTGCACCTGCGTTTCCTTGGTCTGTTTTCGAGCGGAATCTGAGTGAAACAGGGAAGGTGGTTGATATTACACCAGGAGTTGGTTCAATTTGGACTTCTATAATGAAGAAACTCACTTTTTCCAAGAAGAAATTGGTGCCCATGTATCTGGTTCCGAAAGGAGAGGATTTGGAAAATCTTGTTAGGATGCTGAAAGAAGGAAAGTTGAAGACGATTATCGACTCAAAATATCGTTTCAGTGAGGGTAAAGATGCTTGGGCTAAGAGCATGGACTGCCATGCGACTGGGAAGATCATAGTAGAGCTCTGA
- the LOC140875223 gene encoding THO complex subunit 7A-like: MLKGRKAPGRGETVAAHYAFGPLEDDIIIKHRLLTRTTTTRGEPPLKKLQKKFTSFVLEVEKEADNYGDCERLSKAFLQELNTFEIPLLKSRAVIDANIREKENFNELKDEINRQILQARDDIEDLKRQFEQSKIERQHKEECEAIRKLIAMHPPRSTTQKIITELEKEIAMLEAENIAGSRTLDLRKKQFGLLLHVVDELQNTIEEEQRSLMEEMRTAMDEHRAGVEDATVGTDSMLLD, translated from the exons ATGTTGAAAGGGAGGAAAGCCCCTGGCAGGGGAGAAACTGTGGCTGCACATTACGCCTTTGGCCCACTCGAAGATGATATAATTATAAAGCACAGGCTTCTGACccgtacaacaacaacaagaggTGAACCTCCTTTGAAGAAACTGCAGAAGAAGTTCACCTCCTTTGTGCTGGAGGTAGAGAAAGAAGCTGATAACTATGGTGACTGTGAAAGGCTTTCCAAAGCTTTCCTGCAAGAGCTCAATACTTTTGAAATTCCATTGCTTAAAAGTAGAGCAGTTATTGATGCAAACATCAGAGAGAAGGAGAACTTCAATGAGTTAAAAGACGAGATAAATAGACAGATTTTACAGGCGCGGGATGATATAGAAGACCTGAAGAGACAATTTGAACAGAGCAAGATCGAGAGGCAGCACAAAGAGGAGTGTGAGGCGATTAGGAAATTGATTGCAATGCATCCACCCAGATCGACAACACAGAAAATTATAACAGAACTTGAGAAAGAGATAGCGATGTTGGAAGCAGAGAATATTGCTGGTTCAAGGACACTGGACCTTCGTAAAAAGCAATTTGGGCTTCTGTTGCATGTG GTTGATGAATTACAGAACACCATAGAGGAAGAGCAGAGAAGCTTGATGGAGGAAATGAGAACAGCAATGGATGAGCATAGGGCTGGCGTGGAGGATGCCACTGTTGGTACCGATTCCATGCTTCTTGATTAG
- the LOC140874927 gene encoding LRR receptor kinase SERK2 produces the protein MQTRSSSYSVLSPLLLIIFTCFSLKINPIRGNAELRALTEIKNSLDPENKYLSSWTTDGDPCSGAFEGVACNEHRKVANISLQGKGLAGKLPPAVAELKCLSGLYLHYNSLSGEIPKEIANLTELTDLYLNVNNFSGTIPAEIGGMATLQVLQLCCNQLMGIIPTEIGFLKKLNVLALERNQLSGQIPASLGNLGMLKRLYLNSNKLSGPIPVGLANLPELEFLDVQNNTLSGFVPHSLKRLNEGFHFDNNPGLCGSGFTSLRACSSWDNTNINQIDPFTPVINKTTSKSVPESADIPLSCNQTHCSKSSSKLPKIGIVSGVIAFIVILMAVAFVWIVWYRRGKQKVGDKSDSYDDHINIKQGTGFCERNPSPFVSLEPRDCNGMCHEFMQGYKFNLEEVESATQHFSEVNVLGKSKFSAVYRGILKDGSVVAIKSISKTSCKTEENGFMKGLSLLNSLKHENLVKLKGFCCSKGRGECFLIYDFVSNGGLSRYLDSEHGHNDILDWPTRVQIIIGIAKGIEYLHRNEANKRAIVHQNISVEKVLIDQQMNPLILDSGLLKLLADDVVYSAIKVSAALGYMTPEYITTGRFTEKSDVYAFGVIILQVLSGKRKLSSGTRMAAESGKFEDFVDSNLKGEFSEAEADRLTKIALHCTNELPENRPSMESVTQELSAQKFNKMIPNHPY, from the exons ATGCAGACTCGCTCATCAAGTTATTCAGTTTTGAGTCCTCTTCTCTTGATCATTTTCACATGTTTTTCCTTGAAAATTAATCCCATTCGTGGAAATGCGGAGTTGAGAGCATTGACGGAGATAAAGAACTCTTTGGACCCGGAGAACAAGTACTTATCGTCGTGGACCACCGACGGCGATCCCTGCTCCGGCGCGTTTGAGGGAGTTGCGTGTAATGAACACCGGAAGGTGGCAAATATCTCCCTGCAAGGAAAAGGGCTCGCCGGGAAACTGCCGCCGGCGGTGGCGGAGCTTAAATGCTTGTCGGGTCTGTATTTGCATTACAATTCTTTGTCGGGGGAGATACCCAAGGAGATTGCTAATCTCACTGAGTTGACCGATCTTTATCTCAATGTTAATAACTTTTCTGGAACTATACCGGCTGAAATTGGAGGCATGGCTACTCTTCAAG TGCTGCAGCTTTGTTGTAACCAGTTGATGGGGATCATCCCTACAGAGATTGGATTCTTGAAAAAACTAAATGTTCTTGCACTGGAAAGAAATCAATTATCTGGACAGATTCCTGCAAGCTTGGGGAATCTGGGAATGCTAAAAAGACTGTACTTGAATTCCAACAAGCTCTCAGGTCCAATTCCTGTTGGATTAGCCAATCTTCCTGAATTGGAGTTTCTTGATGTACAAAACAACACGCTTTCTGGATTTGTCCCTCACT CTttgaagagattaaacgaaggTTTCCATTTCGATAACAATCCCGGTTTATGCGGTTCGGGTTTTACTTCATTGAGAGCTTGCAGTTCTTGGGACAACACCAACATCAATCAAATAGACCCCTTCACACCAGTTATTAATAAAACAACCTCGAAAAGCGTACCCGAATCAGCTGATATTCCCTTATCCTGTAATCAAACACATTGCTCCAAATCATCCTCCAAGTTACCAAAAATAGGCATTGTTTCTGGAGTTATTGCATTTATCGTCATCCTAATGGCAGTGGCATTCGTTTGGATAGTTTGGTATCGCCGTGGCAAACAAAAAGTCGGGGATAAATCGGATAGCTACGATGATCATATCAATATCAAACAGGGCACAGGTTTTTGCGAGAGAAACCCCTCGCCTTTCGTTTCTCTCGAGCCACGAGATTGTAATGGTATGTGCCATGAGTTTATGCAGGGGTATAAGTTTAATTTAGAAGAGGTTGAATCAGCTACTCAGCATTTCTCAGAGGTTAACGTGCTGGGCAAAAGCAAGTTTTCGGCTGTTTATAGAGGGATTTTGAAAGACGGATCGGTAGTGGCGATTAAGAGTATTAGTAAAACAAGCTGCAAGACAGAGGAGAATGGATTCATGAAAGGATTGAGCTtgttgaattctttgaaacatgAAAATCTGGTGAAATTGAAGGGTTTTTGCTGCTCCAAGGGCAGGGGCGAGTGTTTCttgatatatgattttgtttccAACGGCGGTTTGTCTCGGTACCTTGATTCTGAACATGGTCACAATGACATTCTTGATTGGCCTACAAGGGTTCAGATCATAATTGGAATCGCTAAAG GTATCGAGTATCTGCATAGAAATGAAGCCAACAAACGTGCTATCGTTCACCAAAATATATCGGTCGAAAAAGTTCTCATAGACCAACAGATGAATCCATTGATTCTTGATTCCGGTCTTTTAAAGCTGCTTGCCGATGATGTTGTTTACTCGGCTATCAAAGTCAGTGCGGCCTTGGGTTACATGACCCCGGAATACATCACCACAGGTCGATTCACGGAGAAAAGCGACGTGTATGCTTTTGGGGTCATCATCCTTCAAGTACTTAGCGGTAAACGGAAGCTATCGAGTGGTACCAGAATGGCAGCTGAGTCCGGCAAATTTGAAGATTTTGTCGACTCCAATCTCAAGGGAGAGTTTTCGGAGGCTGAGGCTGATAGGTTGACGAAAATTGCATTGCACTGCACCAATGAGCTTCCTGAGAATAGGCCGAGCATGGAATCAGTAACTCAAGAATTAAGTGCTCAAAAATTCAACAAAATGATCCCCAATCACCCCTATTGA